One window of Micropterus dolomieu isolate WLL.071019.BEF.003 ecotype Adirondacks linkage group LG13, ASM2129224v1, whole genome shotgun sequence genomic DNA carries:
- the pde8b gene encoding high affinity cAMP-specific and IBMX-insensitive 3',5'-cyclic phosphodiesterase 8B, with amino-acid sequence MGCAPSIHVSQSGVIYCRDSDESNSPHQTTTISQGTAATLHGLFIKTDAAETIPSVITYQNRHSRNNSYRDRKENSGGHIRIEAETQTSHTSVKVSATEECVGPMRLTQEPIQVLLVFAKEDSQSDAFWWACDRAGFRCNIARTPESAVECFLDKHHEIIVIDGRHSRYFEPEAVCRLIRATKPSENTVVLAVVPQKPADQDEPSVLPLLCAGFSRRFVENSSVSACYNELVQIEHGEVRCQFKLRACNAVFTALEHCQEAVEITSEDHIIQYVNPAFERMMGYHKGELIGKELTELPKSDKNRADLLDTINTCIKKGKEWQGIYYARKKSGDSIQQQVKITPVIGQGGKIRHFVAIKRAHVDNNNQVHKFNKEERCSGEHSQSECHSLRHRDRRKDSVDARSLSSRGSDAPSLQNRRYSSIARIHSMTIEAPITKVINIINAAQENSPVTVAEALDRVLEILRTTELYSPQLASKEDDPHTNDLVGGLMNDGLRRLSGNEYVFCKNMSQSQLAIPITLNDVPPPIAEMLNDEECWEFNILELEAATHKRPLTYLGLKIFTSFGVCEFLNCSEATLRSWLQVIEASYHSSNSYHNSTHAADVLHATAYFLRKERVKSSLDQLDEVAALIAATVHDVDHPGRTNSFLCNAGSELAILYNDTAVLESHHAALAFQLTVRDSKSNIFKNTDRNQFRTLRQAIIDMVLATEMTRHFEHVSKFVNSINKPMAAIEETSSMNSDCEGQANIRNSPENRLLIKRMLIKCADVANPCRPLELCIEWAGRISEEYFAQTDEEKRQGLPVVMPVFDRNTCSVPKSQISFIDYFITDMFDAWDAFACLPGLMEHLSENYKYWKSLDEMKCKSLRPPPPS; translated from the exons ATGGGCTGCGCTCCCAGTATCCACGTCTCTCAGAGCGGGGTGATCTACTGCCGAGACTCAGACGAATCCAACTCCCCCCACCAGACCACCACCATCTCTCAGGGCACCGCGGCCACGCTACATGGGCTCTTCATCAAAACCGATGCGGCCGAGACCATCCCCTCTGTCATCACCTACCAGAACCGGCACTCGCGCAACAACTCGTACCGGGATCGCAAGGAGAACAGCGGTGGACACATCCGCATCGAGGCCGAGACGCAGACCAGCCACACCAGCGTCAAG GTTTCAGCTACAGAAGAATGTGTAGGACCTATGAGACTGACTCAAGAGCCAATTCAG GTCCTGCTAGTGTTCGCCAAGGAGGACAGccaaagtgatgccttctggtGGGCCTGCGACCGTGCTGGGTTCAGGTGTAACATCGCACGGACGCCCGAGTCTGCCGTTGAGTGTTTCCTGGACAAGCACCATGAGATTATAGTCATTGATGGACGCCACTCACGCTACTTTGAGCCTGAGGCTGTATGCCG gcTGATCCGCGCCACAAAGCCCTCTGAAAACACAGTTGTTCTTGCCGTTGTGCCACAAAA ACCTGCTGATCAGGACGAGCCATCtgtccttcctctcctctgtgctgGATTTAGCAGA AGGTTTGTGGAGAACAGCAGTGTGTCAGCCTGCTATAATGAGCTCGTACAGATTGAACACGGAGAGGTGCGCTGCCAGTTCAAACTCAG GGCTTGTAACGCGGTCTTCACAGCTTTGGAGCACTGCCAAGAGGCGGTGGAGATCACCAGTGAGGACCACATAATACAG TACGTGAACCCAGCGTTCGAGCGGATGATGGGCTACCACAAGGGGGAGTTGATCGGGAAGGAATTGACAGAGCTCCCCAAGAGTGACAAGAACAGAGCTGACCTGCTGGACACAATCAACACCTGTATCAAAAAAGGAAAG GAATGGCAGGGTATTTATTATGCCAGAAAGAAGTCAGGCGACAGTATACAACAGCAAGTGAAGATAACACCTGTCATTGGCCAAGGAGG GAAGATTCGACATTTTGTAGCCATCAAGAGAGCTCATGTTGACAACAATAATCAG gtcCACAAGTTCAACAAGGAGGAGAGATGCAGCGGGGAGCATTCTCAGTCAG AGTGCCATTCTCTACGCCACCGGGACAGGAGGAAAGATTCAGTTGATGCCAGATCGCTCAGCTCTCGTGGTAGTGACG CTCCCAGTTTACAGAATCGAAGATATTCCTCTATCGCCAGGATTCACTCCATGACTATCGAGGCTCCCATCACCAAG GTAATAAACATCATCAACGCAGCCCAGGAGAACAGTCCAGTAACAGTAGCCGAGGCACTGGATCGTGTGTTGGAGATCCTGAGAACCACCGAGCTCTACTCCCCTCAGCTCGCCTCCAAAGAAGATGACCCCCACACCAACGACCTGGTTGGGGGGCTCATGAAT GATGGGCTGCGTAGACTCTCTGGGAATGAATATGTCTTCTGCAAAA ATATGAGCCAGAGCCAGCTGGCCATCCCAATCACTCTGAATGACGTCCCTCCACCCATTGCTGAGATGCTGAATGATGAGGAGTGCTGGGAGTTCAACATCCTGGAGCTGGAGGCAGCTACACACAAGAG ACCGCTGACTTACCTCGGACTGAAGATCTTCACGAGTTTCGGTGTGTGTGAGTTCCTGAACTGCTCGGAGGCCACGCTGCGCTCCTGGCTGCAGGTCATTGAGGCCAGCTACCACTCTTCAAACTCCTACCACAACTCCACACATGCCGCAGACGTGCTGCACGCTACAGCCTACTTCCTACGCAAAGAGAGAGTCAAG AGCAGTCTGGATCAGCTGGATGAAGTGGCGGCACTGATAGCAGCCACAGTGCACGATGTGGACCACCCAGGCAGGACAAACTCCTTCCTGTGTAACGCCGGTAGTGAACTGGCGATCCTCTACAATGACACAGCTGTGCTGGAGAGCCACCACGCAGCCCTCGCCTTCCAGCTCACTGTCCGAGACAGCAAGAGCAACATCTTCAAGAACACAGACAG AAATCAGTTCCGAACACTGCGACAGGCAATTATTGACATGGTGCTGGCTACAGAGATGACCAGACACTTTGAGCACGTCAGCAAGTTTGTCAACAGCATCAACAAGCCGATGGCTGCCATAGAGGAGACCAGT AGCATGAACAGCGACTGCGAGGGTCAGGCCAACATCAGAAACTCTCCAGAGAACCGTTTGCTGATAAAGAGGATGTTGATCAAGTGTGCAGATGTGGCAAATCCCTGCAGACCGCTCGAGCTCTGCATCGAGTGGGCTGGACGGATCTCTGAGGAGTATTTTGCACAG ACAGATGAGGAAAAGAGACAAGGGCTGCCGGTGGTGATGCCAGTGTTTGACAGGAACACCTGCAGCGTGCCCAAATCTCAGATCTCCTTCATAGACTACTTCATCACTGATATGTTTGACGCCTGGGATG CCTTCGCCTGCCTACCTGGTCTCATGGAACACCTGTCGGAGAATTACAAGTACTGGAAGAGCCTGGATGAGATGAAGTGTAAGAGCCTGCGTCCTCCCCCTCCTTCTTGA